Proteins encoded together in one Epinephelus moara isolate mb chromosome 2, YSFRI_EMoa_1.0, whole genome shotgun sequence window:
- the tbrg1 gene encoding transforming growth factor beta regulator 1 isoform X1 has protein sequence MTTTEGSGRRTETNKPEHKLKEVGLLAVSQRFLSPMESLNTFESEMEADGQGNYSLFPALDSIASLSGTTETLESEPPSEIAEKPNLTWLDAAQIVLEEAGRPMHIKEIKQRIIDRGLVQSNAKSSLEAVMYRETQKGSRRFKRIENRNGVFALLTDEERQQALQAFTAQSFLGSPQQNTISSSGSGASVPVFPSPTSSSEHQTKMKRGPRKNHNEKYRLKYLRLRKAARAMIFENAALCDEVAHLEEKFLRAKEERRFLLKSLLQYQSLSEGELLPTPNSSSHPPVPPAALTSGPAGASGLSGGHNLTSVVSTGEEGPLKKPKKERKERGRENGKEEFPKKMTKKRKLADGSRKLVQPIPLDSSGRPVFPIVLGGLTVYSLGEIITDRMLFHDECAIYPVGFCSTRVFASMKNPDQQCLYTCQIKDGGAGPQFEIVPEEDPQNAIVASSALTCHSNLLKAIASVSSKAVAPIVPSGADFFGFSHPTIQNLIQSCPGARKCSNYRWIRFEVCRPGDGQVPHSLSEDDASVNFEAYQRHQGFDENIKTEHITGQAPQSPSSSHQHHLTSSNMKPSTSYFSS, from the exons GATGGACAGGGGAACTACTCTCTGTTTCCTGCCCTGGACAGCATTGCAAGTCTGTCTGGGACCACTGAGACCCTGGAGAG CGAACCACCAAGTGAAATTGCAGAGAAGCCAAACCTCACATGGCTTGATGCTGCACAG ATTGTCTTGGAAGAAGCTGGACGTCCCATGCACATAAAGGAGATTAAACAGAGAATCATCGACAGGGGGCTTGTTCAATCCAA TGCAAAGTCAAGCCTGGAGGCTGTCATGTACCGTGAG ACACAAAAAGGCAGCAGGAGATTCAAGAGGATTGAGAACAGAAACGGAGTCTTTGCACTGCTG ACTGATGAGGAGAGGCAGCAGGCCCTGCAGGCCTTCACTGCACAGTCTTTCCTCGGCTCTCCGCAGCAGAATACCATCTCCAGTTCGGGCTCAGGAGCCTCGGTGCCCGTCTTTCCATCCCCCACCAGTTCCTCAGAGCATCAGACCAAGATGAAGAGAGGTCCACGAAAAAACCATAATGAAAAGTACAGACTCAAGTACCTTAGACTGCGTAAAGCTGCCCGCGCCATGATATTT GAAAATGCGGCTCTCTGTGATGAAGTTGCCCACTTAGAGGAGAAGTTTCTGAGGGCAAAGGAGGAGCGGAG gtttttaCTGAAGTCGTTGTTGCAGTACCAGTCTTTGTCAGAAGGAGAGCTACTGCCAACACCAAACTCAAGCTCTCATCCCCCTGTGCCGCCTGCAGCATTAACCTCAGGTCCTGCAGGGGCTTCAGGCCTGTCTGGGGGGCATAACCTGACATCAGTGGTGTCAACAGGGGAAGAGGGACCTCTTAAAAAACCcaagaaggaaaggaaagagcgAGGCAGAGAAAATGGAAAGGAGGAAT TTCCGAAGAAGATGACCAAGAAGAGAAAGCTTGCAGACGGGTCTCGGAAACTGGTGCAGCCCATTCCTTTGGACTCATCTGGTCGTCCTGTCTTTCCCATCGTACTGGGAGGTTTAACAGTCTACAGCCTGGGAGAG ATCATCACAGACAGAATGTTGTTCCATGATGAGTGTGCCATCTACCCAGTGGGCTTCTGCAGCACTCGAGTCTTTGCCAGTATGAAAAACCCTGACCAGCAGTGCCTCTACACCTGCCAAATCAAGGACGGGGGAGCAGGtccacag TTTGAGATTGTGCCTGAAGAAGATCCTCAGAATGCCATTGTGGCCTCTTCGGCCCTGACATGCCACTCCAATCTTCTGAAGGCCATCGCGTCTGTCAG TTCCAAGGCTGTGGCGCCCATCGTGCCATCAGGAGCTGACTTCTTTGGCTTCTCACACCCCACCATCCAGAATCTCATCCAGAGTTGTCCTGGAGCACGCAAATGTAGCAA CTACCGCTGGATACGTTTTGAGGTGTGTCGCCCTGGTGACGGCCAGGTTCCTCACAGCCTGTCAGAGGACGATGCTTCAGTCAACTTTGAGGCCTACCAGAGACACCAGGGCTTTGATGAGAACATCAAGACAGAGCACATAACAG GACAGGCACCGCAGTCTCCTAGCTCCTCTCATCAGCACCACCTGACCTCCTCCAACATGAAGCCCTCTACCTCGTACTTCAGCTCCTGA
- the tbrg1 gene encoding transforming growth factor beta regulator 1 isoform X2, whose protein sequence is MTTTEGSGRRTETNKPEHKLKEVGLLAVSQRFLSPMESLNTFESEMEADGQGNYSLFPALDSIASLSGTTETLESEPPSEIAEKPNLTWLDAAQIVLEEAGRPMHIKEIKQRIIDRGLVQSNAKSSLEAVMYRETDEERQQALQAFTAQSFLGSPQQNTISSSGSGASVPVFPSPTSSSEHQTKMKRGPRKNHNEKYRLKYLRLRKAARAMIFENAALCDEVAHLEEKFLRAKEERRFLLKSLLQYQSLSEGELLPTPNSSSHPPVPPAALTSGPAGASGLSGGHNLTSVVSTGEEGPLKKPKKERKERGRENGKEEFPKKMTKKRKLADGSRKLVQPIPLDSSGRPVFPIVLGGLTVYSLGEIITDRMLFHDECAIYPVGFCSTRVFASMKNPDQQCLYTCQIKDGGAGPQFEIVPEEDPQNAIVASSALTCHSNLLKAIASVSSKAVAPIVPSGADFFGFSHPTIQNLIQSCPGARKCSNYRWIRFEVCRPGDGQVPHSLSEDDASVNFEAYQRHQGFDENIKTEHITGQAPQSPSSSHQHHLTSSNMKPSTSYFSS, encoded by the exons GATGGACAGGGGAACTACTCTCTGTTTCCTGCCCTGGACAGCATTGCAAGTCTGTCTGGGACCACTGAGACCCTGGAGAG CGAACCACCAAGTGAAATTGCAGAGAAGCCAAACCTCACATGGCTTGATGCTGCACAG ATTGTCTTGGAAGAAGCTGGACGTCCCATGCACATAAAGGAGATTAAACAGAGAATCATCGACAGGGGGCTTGTTCAATCCAA TGCAAAGTCAAGCCTGGAGGCTGTCATGTACCGTGAG ACTGATGAGGAGAGGCAGCAGGCCCTGCAGGCCTTCACTGCACAGTCTTTCCTCGGCTCTCCGCAGCAGAATACCATCTCCAGTTCGGGCTCAGGAGCCTCGGTGCCCGTCTTTCCATCCCCCACCAGTTCCTCAGAGCATCAGACCAAGATGAAGAGAGGTCCACGAAAAAACCATAATGAAAAGTACAGACTCAAGTACCTTAGACTGCGTAAAGCTGCCCGCGCCATGATATTT GAAAATGCGGCTCTCTGTGATGAAGTTGCCCACTTAGAGGAGAAGTTTCTGAGGGCAAAGGAGGAGCGGAG gtttttaCTGAAGTCGTTGTTGCAGTACCAGTCTTTGTCAGAAGGAGAGCTACTGCCAACACCAAACTCAAGCTCTCATCCCCCTGTGCCGCCTGCAGCATTAACCTCAGGTCCTGCAGGGGCTTCAGGCCTGTCTGGGGGGCATAACCTGACATCAGTGGTGTCAACAGGGGAAGAGGGACCTCTTAAAAAACCcaagaaggaaaggaaagagcgAGGCAGAGAAAATGGAAAGGAGGAAT TTCCGAAGAAGATGACCAAGAAGAGAAAGCTTGCAGACGGGTCTCGGAAACTGGTGCAGCCCATTCCTTTGGACTCATCTGGTCGTCCTGTCTTTCCCATCGTACTGGGAGGTTTAACAGTCTACAGCCTGGGAGAG ATCATCACAGACAGAATGTTGTTCCATGATGAGTGTGCCATCTACCCAGTGGGCTTCTGCAGCACTCGAGTCTTTGCCAGTATGAAAAACCCTGACCAGCAGTGCCTCTACACCTGCCAAATCAAGGACGGGGGAGCAGGtccacag TTTGAGATTGTGCCTGAAGAAGATCCTCAGAATGCCATTGTGGCCTCTTCGGCCCTGACATGCCACTCCAATCTTCTGAAGGCCATCGCGTCTGTCAG TTCCAAGGCTGTGGCGCCCATCGTGCCATCAGGAGCTGACTTCTTTGGCTTCTCACACCCCACCATCCAGAATCTCATCCAGAGTTGTCCTGGAGCACGCAAATGTAGCAA CTACCGCTGGATACGTTTTGAGGTGTGTCGCCCTGGTGACGGCCAGGTTCCTCACAGCCTGTCAGAGGACGATGCTTCAGTCAACTTTGAGGCCTACCAGAGACACCAGGGCTTTGATGAGAACATCAAGACAGAGCACATAACAG GACAGGCACCGCAGTCTCCTAGCTCCTCTCATCAGCACCACCTGACCTCCTCCAACATGAAGCCCTCTACCTCGTACTTCAGCTCCTGA